A genomic segment from Methanobrevibacter boviskoreani JH1 encodes:
- a CDS encoding class III signal peptide-containing protein yields the protein MNQITYKIDRLFKDDGGQGAAEYILLLGGVVIIAIIALLIYRSYISSSSNLTAESDTNSIRQTLNSSI from the coding sequence ATGAATCAGATAACATATAAAATAGATAGATTGTTTAAAGATGATGGTGGACAAGGTGCAGCGGAATATATCCTTTTATTGGGAGGAGTAGTAATAATTGCAATTATTGCACTTTTAATATATAGGTCATATATAAGCTCATCATCAAATCTTACAGCAGAATCCGATACCAATTCAATAAGACAGACTTTGAATAGCTCAATATAA
- a CDS encoding class III signal peptide-containing protein, with translation MKILRENNSQISAELILLLGSTIIIVIIVGEMVFRINEDINSSLKRLIETGRNSSLNNL, from the coding sequence ATGAAGATTCTAAGGGAAAATAATAGTCAGATAAGTGCCGAATTAATACTGCTTCTAGGTTCAACAATCATTATTGTAATTATTGTTGGAGAAATGGTTTTTAGAATAAATGAGGATATAAATTCATCACTTAAAAGACTAATTGAAACTGGAAGGAATAGTAGCTTGAACAATTTATAA
- the fwdF gene encoding tungsten-dependent formylmethanofuran dehydrogenase subunit FwdF, which produces MSLFAREGLENRELIHDNDKCVGCGICADTCPTEALRLGPIVPIARGLLKMDYISCNKNECVLCGLCASSCPFGALTLKIDGEEISQLKDYPNWHNDAKINEEDCLFCGRCVEACPRDTIFFKRDLPDRNDLLVGEISINDEDCIYCRICSELCPASAITVTSNNEFGIPDTIEVDDSKCVYCKVCKAACPENAITAICSTCMHNEEIEKPQITGTVFIEGKCIDCGWCKSVCPADAIEVNKPFIGEILRDPELVCKGETCHACKDVCPCNAVEIIDNESHMDPEHCNLCGSCAKACPQNLLTIKRESMELDNIKSTSWQDILGKLVE; this is translated from the coding sequence ATGTCACTTTTTGCAAGAGAAGGCTTAGAAAATAGGGAATTAATTCATGATAATGATAAATGTGTAGGTTGTGGAATTTGTGCAGATACTTGTCCAACTGAAGCATTAAGATTAGGTCCAATTGTACCTATTGCAAGAGGACTTTTAAAAATGGATTATATCTCATGTAATAAAAATGAATGTGTTTTATGTGGTTTATGTGCATCTTCTTGTCCTTTCGGTGCTTTAACTCTTAAAATTGATGGGGAAGAAATCTCACAATTAAAAGACTATCCAAATTGGCATAATGATGCAAAAATCAATGAAGAAGACTGTCTCTTCTGTGGTAGATGTGTTGAGGCATGTCCTAGAGATACAATTTTCTTTAAAAGGGATTTACCTGACCGTAATGATTTGCTTGTAGGTGAAATCAGTATTAATGATGAGGATTGTATCTATTGTAGAATATGTTCAGAATTGTGTCCAGCAAGTGCAATTACTGTTACATCAAATAATGAATTTGGAATTCCGGATACTATTGAGGTAGATGATTCCAAATGTGTTTATTGTAAGGTATGTAAAGCAGCTTGTCCTGAAAATGCAATCACTGCTATTTGTAGTACTTGTATGCACAATGAAGAAATTGAAAAACCTCAAATTACTGGTACTGTCTTCATTGAAGGAAAATGTATTGATTGTGGATGGTGTAAATCCGTCTGTCCAGCAGACGCTATTGAAGTAAATAAACCGTTTATTGGTGAAATCTTAAGAGATCCAGAATTGGTATGTAAGGGTGAAACATGTCATGCATGTAAAGATGTATGTCCTTGTAATGCTGTAGAGATCATTGATAATGAATCTCATATGGATCCTGAACACTGTAATTTATGTGGTTCATGTGCAAAAGCTTGTCCACAAAACTTGCTTACTATTAAAAGAGAAAGTATGGAACTTGATAATATTAAATCTACTTCCTGGCAAGATATCCTTGGTAAATTAGTAGAGTAG
- a CDS encoding 4Fe-4S binding protein yields the protein MAIQIDVDKCGHIENCPGEGLCIKLCEQGALVEDNGDVKIIPENCDDCDLCLQNCPNQAISKV from the coding sequence ATGGCTATTCAAATAGACGTAGATAAGTGTGGACATATTGAAAATTGTCCAGGCGAAGGTTTATGTATAAAATTATGTGAACAAGGCGCTTTAGTTGAGGATAATGGGGATGTAAAAATCATTCCTGAAAACTGTGATGATTGTGATTTATGTCTTCAAAATTGTCCTAACCAAGCAATATCTAAAGTATAA
- a CDS encoding phosphopantetheine adenylyltransferase: MSEKKYKKVVVGGTFDKFHYGHRKLLETAFQLGEFVEIGVTSDAFGGLKGDIDSCEVRMSNLNNFFKDFDNFHLIRLDDKYGPTIFEEDYDAIVVSEETEPTALEINQIRVDKGMHPIDIVVVSFVLADDGIPISSTRIRKGEIDKKGKLI; this comes from the coding sequence ATGAGTGAGAAAAAATACAAAAAGGTAGTTGTTGGTGGAACTTTTGATAAGTTTCATTATGGGCATAGGAAATTATTGGAAACTGCATTTCAATTAGGGGAGTTTGTTGAGATTGGTGTAACTTCTGATGCTTTTGGTGGATTAAAAGGGGATATTGATTCCTGTGAAGTTAGAATGTCTAACTTAAATAATTTTTTTAAGGATTTTGATAACTTTCATTTGATCCGTTTAGATGATAAATATGGACCTACAATTTTTGAAGAGGATTATGACGCTATAGTGGTTAGTGAGGAGACAGAACCTACAGCCCTTGAAATAAATCAAATAAGGGTGGATAAAGGTATGCATCCTATTGATATTGTAGTGGTAAGCTTTGTTTTGGCAGATGATGGTATTCCTATTTCTTCTACTAGAATACGTAAAGGAGAAATTGATAAAAAAGGAAAATTGATTTAA
- a CDS encoding radical SAM protein, translating to MIYEENIVQKKIQNIDIRFGLVYPNVYKIAMSSLGYQIIYNLLNDRDDCFCERIIFPNTRSIETNSPSSDFNILSFTIQFEEDYFNLVKILKESNIPLRREDRTDKDPLIIAGGPTVTANPMPIADFVDIFIIGEGENVLSEFLDLYREIPNPHENLDKFLDIESLYIPKFNNKTEISLIEDMDNGYHITYPIIIHTDDKEYTPVFQNAIMLNVSRGCSRGCRFCMSGYLYRPTRETSLEKLIEIAETSRKNSGLNRIALIGPAVSDYSRIDELIESLEERGFEISTPSMRIETITNKSLEYLKKSGLKTLTIAPESIYHLRKRINKDIPDELIDNLIDSALNIGFNLKFYFIIGFPNETKEDIIELKDYIKDIDSRKDKIDHSLSVKFSINPLIPKAQTPLQWDTYNMASIKKKIKYLKKELNGINLKFDSPKLGLKQYILSCGGKDISKLIEKSADENIGIKEWEKHVPQYNTDDKLPWDNIDLGYRKDFLKEEREKMDLNITTEWCQESKCYNCKYNCYY from the coding sequence ATGATTTATGAGGAAAACATAGTTCAAAAAAAGATTCAAAACATAGACATTAGGTTTGGATTAGTTTATCCGAATGTTTATAAAATAGCTATGTCTTCATTAGGTTATCAGATAATATATAATTTATTAAATGATAGAGACGACTGTTTCTGTGAGAGGATAATATTCCCGAATACAAGAAGCATTGAAACAAACAGTCCCTCATCCGACTTCAATATACTCAGTTTCACAATACAATTTGAGGAGGATTATTTTAATCTTGTAAAGATATTGAAAGAATCAAATATCCCCTTAAGAAGAGAGGATAGGACAGACAAAGATCCATTAATAATAGCTGGAGGACCTACGGTTACCGCTAATCCGATGCCTATTGCCGATTTTGTGGATATTTTTATTATTGGTGAAGGTGAAAATGTTTTAAGTGAATTTTTAGATCTTTACAGGGAAATTCCTAACCCCCATGAAAATCTTGATAAGTTTTTGGATATCGAAAGTCTATATATTCCAAAATTTAATAATAAAACCGAAATATCCCTTATTGAAGATATGGATAATGGATACCATATAACCTACCCAATAATTATTCATACAGACGATAAAGAATACACTCCTGTTTTTCAAAACGCCATAATGCTAAATGTTTCAAGAGGTTGTAGTAGAGGATGTAGATTCTGTATGTCCGGATATCTGTACAGACCTACAAGAGAAACCTCACTTGAAAAACTTATTGAAATAGCTGAGACCTCAAGAAAAAATAGTGGACTTAACAGAATCGCTTTAATTGGACCTGCGGTATCTGATTACTCAAGAATAGATGAATTAATAGAATCCCTTGAAGAAAGAGGTTTTGAAATATCAACACCCTCCATGAGAATTGAGACCATTACAAACAAATCCTTAGAATATCTTAAAAAGAGTGGCCTTAAAACTTTAACGATAGCTCCGGAATCCATATATCATCTTAGAAAACGTATCAACAAGGATATTCCAGACGAACTAATAGACAACCTAATCGACTCTGCATTAAACATTGGTTTTAATCTAAAATTTTACTTCATAATTGGTTTTCCAAATGAAACCAAAGAGGATATTATAGAACTTAAGGATTATATAAAAGATATTGATTCAAGAAAGGATAAAATAGACCATTCCCTATCAGTTAAGTTCAGCATAAATCCTTTAATTCCCAAGGCTCAAACACCCCTCCAATGGGATACCTATAATATGGCTTCAATTAAAAAAAAGATAAAGTATCTTAAGAAAGAACTTAATGGAATAAATCTTAAATTTGACAGTCCCAAACTAGGATTAAAACAATATATATTATCATGTGGCGGTAAAGACATCTCCAAGTTAATTGAAAAATCTGCAGATGAGAATATTGGTATTAAAGAATGGGAAAAACATGTCCCACAGTATAATACTGATGATAAACTACCATGGGACAATATAGATTTAGGATATAGGAAAGATTTTCTAAAAGAAGAAAGAGAAAAAATGGATTTGAATATTACAACCGAGTGGTGCCAGGAGAGCAAATGTTATAATTGTAAATATAATTGTTACTATTAA